A window of Xiphophorus hellerii strain 12219 chromosome 7, Xiphophorus_hellerii-4.1, whole genome shotgun sequence contains these coding sequences:
- the tnfsf11 gene encoding tumor necrosis factor ligand superfamily member 11 has product MAATHSSEYRAYLRNAMDVEAGQQRFPPVPSSEPTYRSLFIGTLAVMGILQVASSVAILLHLTGYLHEVDLSPSSRPSLEMESEPVVHALKDPRKKVRCKPPKDATTPSAHLPIRAPQEFTKKDYSMINIKWDDLHGNLHKMSYDDGNLLVRESGLYYVYVKTCFRYYNIGGPDEGREARTRPPDVSKAQLIQYVYHKSIKQNSRKVLLMKTGSTKQWNNTSYNMYCAQQSRVVHLVEGDALFVEVSNAWLLDQEAEGTYFGAVKWGN; this is encoded by the exons ATGGCAGCTACGCACAGCAGCGAGTACCGGGCCTACCTGCGGAACGCCATGGACGTCGAGGCCGGGCAGCAGCGCTTCCCGCCGGTGCCGAGCTCGGAGCCGACCTACCGATCGCTGTTCATCGGGACCCTGGCTGTTATGGGAATACTTCAGGTGGCCTCCAGCGTCGCGATCTTGTTGCACCTGACCGGTTACCTGCACGAG gtgGACCTGTCACCGTCTTCCCGTCCTTCCCTGGAGATGGAG AGTGAACCAGTGGTGCACGCCCTGAAAGACCcaagaaaaaaagtcaggtGCAAACCTCCCAAAGACGCCACAACCCCGTCCGCCCATCTACCAATCAGAGCACCTCAGGAGTTCACTAAGA AGGACTACAGCATGATCAACATCAAGTGGGACGATCTGCACGGAAACCTCCACAAAATGAGCTACGATGACGGGAACCTGCTGGTGAGGGAATCGGGCCTCTACTACGTCTACGTGAAAACCTGCTTCCGCTACTACAACATCGGCGGTCCAGACGAGGGCCGTGAGGCCAGGACGCGCCCTCCGGACGTGAGCAAGGCCCAGCTCATCCAGTACGTCTACCATAAGAGCATCAAACAGAACAGCAGGAAGGTGTTGCTGATGAAGACGGGAAGCACCAAGCAGTGGAACAACACGAGTTACAACATGTACTGCGCCCAGCAGAGCCGAGTGGTCCACCTGGTGGAGGGAGACGCCTTGTTTGTCGAAGTGTCTAACGCTTGGCTGCTGGACCAGGAGGCGGAAGGGACGTACTTTGGGGCTGTAAAGTGGGGTAACTGA